A genomic window from Candidatus Kouleothrix ribensis includes:
- a CDS encoding cupin domain-containing protein, which produces MVKSGDVLEHPVTREKIIIRKTAHDTGGELFQGDLYLQPGAFVAAEHIHPLQEERFAVIAGTLRGRVAGKEFASGPGETVVVPRGAPHVWWNAGDEELHCLVDLRPALRIEGFFESFFGLAQDGKVNPKTGLPNLFQMALVMRTFPDELILARPPRIVQTLLFGALAPIGRLLGYTGEYAYPHSRQTHAR; this is translated from the coding sequence ATGGTCAAATCAGGTGACGTGCTCGAACATCCCGTGACGCGAGAGAAGATCATTATTCGCAAGACGGCACACGACACTGGCGGTGAGCTGTTTCAAGGGGATCTGTATTTACAACCGGGGGCTTTCGTCGCAGCCGAGCATATTCACCCGCTCCAGGAGGAGCGCTTTGCGGTCATCGCCGGGACGCTACGTGGCCGTGTGGCGGGCAAAGAGTTCGCCAGCGGCCCGGGAGAGACCGTCGTGGTTCCCAGGGGCGCACCGCATGTCTGGTGGAACGCCGGCGATGAGGAGCTGCACTGTCTGGTGGATCTGCGGCCCGCGCTGCGGATCGAGGGCTTCTTCGAGTCCTTCTTCGGCCTCGCCCAGGACGGCAAGGTCAACCCGAAGACCGGCTTGCCAAATCTCTTTCAGATGGCGCTGGTGATGCGCACCTTCCCCGACGAGCTGATCTTGGCGCGCCCGCCGCGCATCGTGCAGACGCTGCTGTTTGGCGCACTGGCTCCGATCGGGCGGCTGCTCGGGTACACAGGAGAGTACGCGTACCCCCATTCACGGCAGACGCACGCCCGATAA
- a CDS encoding cupredoxin domain-containing protein, with the protein MDTSLTANETRQGTRLPALRAVIVTGLVGNVIAFTVLQVLVLRALIPELAIILVLTLIIAGVCATRWRWAPHLVVLWAVLSVIPGLEPYWYDLTHPAETGTFIADLTGLAMLFVAVVASIAAIRAGAPAVAAGYTPGWLRGFLRGTATFVLGASLVATIPTPNAGVSAEALAQLPALVAGRYTFDQAKLHARVGETIALRLENTDTMVHSFDIDAFDVHVSLPTSTPALAIFTATTPGSYTFYCRIPGHTEAGMVGTLIVEP; encoded by the coding sequence ATGGATACATCGCTCACCGCCAATGAAACTCGTCAAGGGACGCGGCTGCCCGCCCTGCGCGCGGTCATAGTCACGGGGCTGGTCGGCAACGTGATCGCCTTCACCGTGCTGCAGGTGCTTGTCCTACGTGCGCTCATCCCAGAGCTAGCGATCATTCTGGTCCTCACGCTCATCATCGCCGGGGTGTGCGCCACACGCTGGCGCTGGGCGCCGCACCTCGTGGTGCTCTGGGCGGTGCTGTCGGTCATCCCGGGCCTCGAGCCCTACTGGTACGATCTGACCCACCCAGCCGAGACCGGCACGTTTATCGCGGATCTCACCGGCCTGGCCATGCTCTTTGTCGCTGTCGTGGCGAGCATCGCTGCGATCCGCGCTGGCGCGCCCGCCGTCGCCGCCGGGTATACGCCCGGCTGGCTCAGGGGCTTCCTGCGCGGCACGGCGACCTTTGTGCTTGGCGCGAGCCTGGTGGCGACCATTCCCACGCCGAACGCCGGCGTGAGCGCTGAGGCGCTGGCGCAGCTGCCGGCGCTGGTCGCCGGGCGCTACACCTTCGACCAGGCTAAGCTGCACGCCAGGGTCGGCGAGACGATCGCACTGCGGCTGGAGAACACCGACACCATGGTCCACTCGTTCGACATCGACGCCTTCGATGTCCACGTGTCGCTGCCAACCAGCACACCGGCGCTGGCGATCTTTACGGCGACGACACCCGGCAGCTACACCTTCTACTGCCGTATCCCCGGCCACACCGAGGCCGGCATGGTTGGTACGCTGATCGTCGAGCCATAG
- a CDS encoding TetR/AcrR family transcriptional regulator — translation MPKVTEAHSAARRQQIIDAAYRCFARKGFHQASMRDIYEEAKLSPGAVYHYFPSKDAIIQASFEFDEQRSLDLFAAATASDDPLKALRELIAFFFRGLESAADLGAGRVNVQGWGEALVNPPLRETLQRVMAQYLAALTAIVRRAQAAGQLDPALDPQAFGRILLSIYYGFELQKALDPAVEVPAYAATVQALLTAASRGGSGGG, via the coding sequence ATGCCAAAAGTCACCGAGGCCCACAGCGCCGCGCGCCGCCAGCAGATCATCGACGCCGCCTATCGCTGCTTTGCGCGCAAGGGCTTTCACCAGGCATCGATGCGCGACATCTACGAGGAGGCCAAGCTCAGCCCTGGCGCGGTTTATCACTACTTCCCGAGCAAGGACGCGATCATCCAGGCCAGCTTCGAGTTCGATGAGCAGCGCAGCCTGGATCTGTTCGCCGCCGCCACGGCGAGCGACGACCCGCTCAAGGCGCTGCGCGAGCTGATCGCCTTCTTCTTCCGTGGCCTCGAAAGCGCTGCCGATCTCGGCGCAGGCCGCGTGAATGTGCAGGGCTGGGGCGAGGCGCTGGTCAACCCGCCGCTGCGCGAGACGCTCCAGCGCGTGATGGCGCAGTACCTCGCTGCACTGACGGCGATCGTCCGCCGAGCCCAGGCCGCCGGGCAGCTCGACCCCGCCCTCGATCCGCAGGCCTTCGGGCGCATCCTGCTCTCGATCTACTACGGGTTTGAGCTGCAAAAAGCGCTTGACCCCGCGGTCGAGGTGCCGGCGTACGCCGCAACTGTTCAGGCCCTGCTCACCGCGGCGTCGCGCGGCGGATCCGGCGGCGGCTGA
- a CDS encoding TetR/AcrR family transcriptional regulator — protein sequence MTFGKRGRPPEDRLARQGEIYTAVAPLIEREGARRLSMRQAAQAACLSIGGLYHYFPTKRELVLHGLCLEAILRRCEDFHAQFEHLVETDPQQYIKEGIDLIVSHVGFCRPALHAALELGAESFWEVIETLLTGTEQAFEVNLQRQLPEASDQEVQRCGRAINRALCAALLDKRISPDELRDELRILFDGYVSRAQAHAAP from the coding sequence ATGACGTTCGGTAAAAGGGGCCGTCCTCCAGAGGACCGGCTGGCGCGCCAGGGCGAGATTTATACTGCGGTTGCGCCATTGATCGAGCGCGAGGGAGCACGGCGGCTCTCGATGCGGCAGGCGGCGCAGGCGGCCTGCCTGAGTATCGGCGGTCTGTATCACTATTTTCCGACGAAGCGCGAGCTGGTGTTGCATGGACTGTGTCTAGAAGCCATCTTGAGGCGATGCGAGGACTTCCACGCTCAGTTCGAGCACCTGGTAGAGACAGACCCGCAGCAGTATATCAAGGAAGGCATTGATCTGATCGTGAGCCACGTCGGATTTTGCCGGCCTGCGCTTCACGCTGCGCTCGAGCTGGGGGCCGAATCGTTCTGGGAGGTGATCGAGACGTTGCTCACAGGCACGGAGCAGGCGTTCGAGGTCAACTTACAGCGGCAACTTCCAGAGGCGAGCGATCAGGAGGTGCAGCGGTGTGGCCGGGCGATCAACCGGGCGCTCTGTGCGGCGCTGCTCGACAAGCGCATCAGCCCCGACGAGTTACGCGATGAACTGCGCATCCTCTTCGACGGCTATGTGAGCCGTGCCCAGGCACACGCTGCACCCTGA
- a CDS encoding response regulator transcription factor, protein MIPIRILIADDHPVFRFGLRALLNAMPDTEVVGDATTGEAAIALAAEARPDVVLMDITMPGIGGIEAVRRICAAQPEVRVLMVTMLEDDSVFAALRAGARGYVVKGTEPAEVLRAIRAVADGEAIFSPSIAERMLHYFATQPVAPRETAQVSHDLAFAALTERERAVLELIAGGLTNSAIAERLVISPKTVRNYITEIFSKLQVADRAQAIILARDAGLGGGAPQ, encoded by the coding sequence ATGATACCGATCCGTATTCTGATCGCCGATGATCACCCAGTGTTTCGCTTCGGGTTGCGGGCGCTGCTGAATGCGATGCCCGACACTGAGGTGGTCGGCGACGCGACGACCGGGGAGGCGGCGATTGCCCTCGCGGCGGAGGCGAGACCCGATGTGGTGCTGATGGACATCACCATGCCGGGGATCGGCGGCATCGAGGCCGTGCGCCGGATCTGTGCCGCCCAGCCGGAGGTGCGCGTGCTGATGGTGACGATGCTCGAGGATGACTCGGTCTTCGCGGCGCTGCGCGCCGGCGCCCGCGGCTATGTCGTCAAGGGCACTGAGCCGGCCGAGGTGTTGCGCGCCATCCGCGCCGTTGCCGATGGTGAGGCAATCTTCAGCCCCAGCATCGCCGAGCGGATGCTGCACTACTTCGCCACGCAGCCGGTTGCGCCGCGCGAGACGGCGCAGGTGAGCCACGATCTGGCTTTCGCGGCATTGACCGAGCGCGAGCGCGCGGTGCTGGAGCTGATCGCCGGCGGGCTGACGAATAGCGCGATCGCCGAGCGACTGGTGATCAGCCCCAAGACCGTACGGAACTACATCACCGAGATCTTCAGCAAGCTGCAAGTGGCCGACCGCGCCCAGGCGATCATTCTGGCGCGGGATGCCGGGCTGGGCGGTGGCGCGCCCCAGTGA
- a CDS encoding helix-turn-helix domain-containing protein: MVTSNHRLSQTGGGQRIRELRQSAELSLIDLAAKLDVEFGKQIDAGHINKIETGRIKLPLAETLDTILMGLQASYRDRRDVLGAFGYSLPLELPTEHEIEEGIRLATFSLNNATYPICLIDYGQRLWSWNRFVPRLIGLHPDDSLTKQYYGITTPDLTFNQQLPTHILVANPNEYLPVMLQYIKTALHPYRAQTWYKELISSWFTLPGFRELWNMLPNDGMREVVSIQINVPQHGVLHFRMSTSDVLLDPRFQILHFTPFGARTLRACAIWAEEEGID, translated from the coding sequence ATGGTAACAAGTAACCATCGATTGAGCCAAACGGGGGGCGGCCAACGAATACGAGAGCTGCGGCAATCCGCAGAACTCTCATTGATCGACCTTGCGGCGAAACTAGACGTGGAGTTTGGGAAGCAGATTGACGCTGGACATATCAACAAAATAGAAACTGGACGTATCAAGCTTCCACTCGCGGAAACGCTTGACACTATACTGATGGGGTTACAGGCTAGCTATCGTGATCGTCGAGATGTGTTAGGGGCATTTGGCTACTCTCTGCCCTTGGAACTCCCGACAGAGCATGAAATCGAAGAAGGGATCCGACTCGCTACGTTCAGTTTGAACAATGCCACCTACCCAATCTGTCTCATTGACTATGGCCAACGATTATGGTCATGGAATAGATTTGTTCCACGCCTGATAGGCCTTCATCCCGACGATTCTCTCACAAAGCAATACTATGGTATAACAACCCCCGATCTTACTTTCAACCAGCAACTGCCGACACATATTCTTGTGGCAAACCCAAATGAATATCTCCCGGTAATGCTACAGTACATAAAGACTGCTCTACATCCATACCGCGCTCAGACGTGGTATAAGGAGCTGATTAGCAGTTGGTTCACACTTCCAGGCTTTAGGGAGCTCTGGAACATGCTCCCAAATGATGGGATGAGAGAAGTTGTATCAATTCAGATTAACGTTCCACAACATGGTGTATTACATTTTCGAATGTCTACATCTGATGTTCTCTTAGATCCTCGTTTTCAGATTCTTCACTTCACACCTTTTGGGGCACGGACCCTTCGTGCTTGTGCCATATGGGCAGAAGAGGAGGGGATTGACTAA
- a CDS encoding nitrogen fixation protein NifH, with the protein MSWLNAVKGDSLAWLLEPDAANPGVRYFALRDLLERPADAAEVVAAQAAVMRSGPVPTILDAQHPDGYWHKPGGGYGKYRGTAWQIIFLGELGADPDDERVQRGCEYLLNHTIAANGGFACSNTTPVPSSVVHCLNGNLLASLIRLGRLDDPRVQQALAWQACAITGEEPIRYYQSGTSGPAFACAANAGQPCAWGATKAMKALLAVPPAQRTSLIQQAIEQGVQLLLRYHLASANYPFTGKISSAWFKLGFPLSYWSDVLETLSVLVALGYGRDPRLAEAYQWLMSKQDQQGRWKLENTVNGKMWVDIERRGKPSKWITLRVLRVVKAIEAATLRL; encoded by the coding sequence ATGTCCTGGCTGAACGCCGTGAAGGGCGACTCACTCGCCTGGCTGCTGGAGCCGGATGCGGCCAACCCGGGCGTACGCTATTTCGCCCTGCGCGACCTGTTGGAACGGCCCGCCGATGCTGCCGAGGTCGTTGCGGCGCAGGCAGCGGTGATGCGCAGCGGTCCAGTTCCGACGATTCTGGATGCGCAGCATCCTGACGGCTACTGGCACAAACCCGGCGGCGGCTATGGCAAGTATCGCGGCACCGCCTGGCAGATCATCTTCCTCGGCGAGCTCGGCGCTGACCCGGACGATGAACGCGTGCAGCGCGGCTGCGAGTACCTGCTCAACCACACCATCGCCGCCAATGGCGGTTTCGCATGCAGCAACACCACCCCCGTGCCTAGTAGTGTCGTCCATTGCCTGAACGGCAATCTGCTCGCCAGCCTGATCCGGCTCGGCCGGCTGGATGACCCGCGGGTGCAGCAGGCGCTGGCGTGGCAGGCGTGTGCGATTACGGGCGAGGAGCCAATCCGCTACTACCAGTCCGGCACGAGCGGGCCGGCCTTCGCCTGTGCGGCCAACGCGGGCCAGCCGTGCGCCTGGGGCGCAACCAAAGCCATGAAGGCGCTGCTTGCTGTGCCGCCGGCGCAGCGCACATCGCTGATCCAGCAAGCTATAGAGCAGGGAGTGCAGCTGCTGCTGCGCTACCACCTAGCCAGCGCCAACTATCCCTTCACGGGCAAGATTAGCTCCGCCTGGTTCAAACTGGGCTTCCCGCTCAGCTACTGGAGCGATGTGTTGGAGACTCTGAGTGTGCTGGTCGCACTGGGCTATGGTCGCGATCCACGCCTGGCGGAGGCGTATCAGTGGCTGATGTCCAAACAGGATCAGCAGGGCCGCTGGAAGCTGGAGAACACCGTCAACGGCAAGATGTGGGTGGATATCGAGCGGCGCGGCAAGCCGAGCAAGTGGATCACCCTGCGTGTACTGCGGGTGGTCAAGGCCATCGAAGCAGCGACGCTCCGTCTCTGA
- a CDS encoding single-stranded DNA-binding protein, giving the protein MSNLCRVLMIGHLSRDLERHIRDDGVVYAVSTLCVARTFLLAGQPVVETTRIAMEVVGAARVASVAQQFGTGSRVLVEGHLELREFVRIERLPLADGADEVLVRITRSELALVVETIFNADPPLPAAEAQRQPAQVWWQEAS; this is encoded by the coding sequence ATGTCGAACCTGTGCCGGGTGCTGATGATCGGCCATCTCAGCCGCGACCTGGAGCGCCACATTCGCGACGATGGGGTTGTCTACGCGGTGAGCACGCTCTGCGTCGCTCGTACGTTCCTGCTCGCCGGGCAGCCGGTCGTTGAGACAACCCGGATTGCTATGGAGGTTGTCGGCGCCGCACGGGTCGCCAGTGTCGCGCAGCAGTTCGGCACGGGCAGCCGGGTGCTGGTTGAGGGACACCTGGAGCTGCGGGAGTTCGTGCGGATCGAGCGTCTGCCGCTGGCTGATGGCGCCGACGAGGTGCTGGTGCGTATCACGCGCAGCGAGCTGGCGCTGGTCGTCGAGACGATCTTCAACGCCGACCCGCCGCTGCCGGCGGCCGAGGCGCAGCGCCAGCCAGCCCAGGTGTGGTGGCAGGAGGCTTCGTGA
- a CDS encoding sensor histidine kinase, whose product MTPQPTAANLAAWADRPHQGTNRLYGRWLVAARIVWLSLAGLALVVLAVALPVFFQAVRVVRTPEAAVPGQLPPADIVLLQQWSVSLDVYAAYQTGLIAVFALVFLAAGALLFQRRSDDRIALLVSLWLVLIGVTGNPLLDPLIRDYPAWQTPVRFLQGAAIGCFPIFTYLFPDGRFVPRWTRILAITWVVWIVVGPFTPFTVGDFTGASALWFGVLIPVSMGVGLTAQVYRYRRISSQDERLQARWVLFGFGVVALGFLLYGALPLLVPTLREPTLARVLFLNFSETVLLVIPWFVLLTSVGIAILRYRLYDIDLVINRTLVYGTLSAGVIGLYVLVVGGLGTLFQSSGNLALALLATGLAALLVQPLRASLQRRVNRLMYGERDDPYVVLSRLSQQLKTTLAPDTVLPGVTATVAQTLKLPYVALAVQRGERLEVVASAGESVGDPMALPLVYQAEGIGQLLVAPRAPGEAFTPAERRLLEDIALQSGAALHAIRLTADLQRSREQLVAAREEERRRLRRDLHDGLGPQLASLTLTIAAARELLRRDPQAADQLLGELTTHAQAAIADIRRIVYDLRPPALDDLGLLLALREQAAAYQQAGLQITIDVPEQLPALPAAVEVAAYRIVQEAVTNVVRHASAQYCVVRLHIDNGLWVEIQDDGRGLPATRRSGVGLTSIRERTTELGGTLTIESAAGKGTQVRVWLPLTKERQ is encoded by the coding sequence ATGACACCGCAACCGACCGCAGCGAACCTAGCAGCCTGGGCAGACCGGCCGCATCAGGGCACTAACCGCCTGTATGGTCGCTGGCTTGTCGCAGCAAGGATAGTCTGGCTGAGCCTGGCGGGGCTCGCCCTGGTCGTCCTGGCCGTCGCCCTGCCAGTCTTCTTCCAGGCGGTGCGCGTGGTTCGCACGCCCGAGGCGGCGGTGCCGGGGCAACTTCCCCCCGCCGATATCGTGCTACTCCAGCAGTGGAGCGTATCGCTCGATGTCTACGCGGCCTACCAGACCGGCCTGATCGCCGTGTTTGCGCTGGTCTTTCTGGCTGCCGGGGCGCTGCTCTTCCAGCGCCGCTCCGACGACCGGATCGCCCTGCTCGTCTCGCTCTGGCTGGTGCTGATCGGCGTGACCGGCAACCCGCTGCTCGATCCGCTGATCCGCGACTACCCCGCCTGGCAGACGCCGGTCAGGTTTCTGCAGGGCGCGGCGATCGGCTGCTTCCCGATCTTCACCTACCTGTTCCCCGACGGACGCTTCGTCCCGCGCTGGACGCGCATCCTTGCAATCACCTGGGTCGTCTGGATCGTGGTCGGGCCGTTCACGCCCTTCACGGTCGGGGACTTCACCGGCGCCTCAGCGCTCTGGTTTGGTGTGCTGATCCCCGTATCGATGGGCGTCGGGCTGACCGCCCAGGTCTACCGCTATCGCCGCATCTCCAGCCAGGACGAGCGGCTGCAGGCCCGCTGGGTGTTGTTCGGCTTCGGCGTGGTCGCGCTGGGCTTTCTGCTCTACGGCGCACTGCCGCTGCTTGTCCCGACGCTGCGCGAGCCGACCCTGGCCCGGGTGCTGTTCCTCAACTTCAGCGAGACCGTGCTGCTGGTGATACCCTGGTTTGTGTTGCTGACCAGCGTCGGCATCGCCATCCTGCGCTACCGGCTGTACGATATCGATCTGGTCATCAACCGGACGCTGGTCTATGGCACGCTCAGCGCCGGGGTCATTGGGCTGTACGTGCTGGTGGTCGGCGGGCTCGGCACGCTCTTCCAGTCGAGCGGTAACCTCGCCCTCGCGCTGCTGGCTACCGGGCTCGCCGCGCTGCTGGTCCAGCCGCTGCGGGCGAGTCTGCAGCGGCGCGTGAACCGGCTGATGTACGGCGAGCGGGATGACCCCTACGTGGTGCTCTCACGCCTGAGCCAGCAACTGAAGACGACCCTCGCACCCGACACGGTGCTTCCTGGCGTTACCGCGACGGTGGCGCAGACGCTCAAACTGCCGTATGTCGCCCTCGCCGTCCAGCGCGGTGAGCGGCTGGAGGTGGTGGCATCAGCCGGGGAGTCGGTCGGCGATCCGATGGCGCTGCCGCTGGTCTACCAGGCAGAGGGGATCGGGCAGCTGCTGGTCGCGCCCCGTGCGCCTGGCGAGGCCTTCACGCCGGCGGAGCGCCGGCTGCTGGAAGATATCGCTCTGCAGTCCGGGGCCGCTCTCCACGCCATCCGGCTGACGGCCGACCTCCAGCGCTCGCGTGAGCAGCTCGTCGCGGCGCGCGAGGAGGAGCGCCGCCGCCTGCGGCGCGACCTGCACGACGGGCTTGGCCCGCAGCTGGCCAGCCTGACGCTCACCATCGCGGCGGCGCGCGAGCTGCTCCGCCGCGATCCGCAGGCGGCCGATCAGCTGCTCGGCGAGCTGACCACCCACGCGCAGGCCGCGATCGCCGACATCCGGCGGATCGTCTACGACTTGCGCCCGCCGGCCCTCGACGACCTGGGGCTGCTGCTGGCGCTGCGCGAGCAGGCGGCGGCGTACCAGCAAGCTGGATTGCAGATCACGATCGACGTTCCGGAGCAGCTGCCGGCGCTCCCGGCGGCGGTCGAAGTCGCCGCATACCGGATTGTGCAGGAGGCGGTCACGAACGTCGTGCGCCACGCCAGCGCGCAGTACTGTGTCGTCCGTCTGCACATCGACAACGGTCTGTGGGTCGAGATCCAGGACGACGGTCGCGGCCTGCCGGCGACCCGGCGAAGTGGTGTTGGGTTGACCTCCATCCGCGAGCGCACCACGGAGCTGGGCGGGACGCTCACGATCGAGTCGGCGGCAGGGAAGGGGACGCAGGTGCGTGTCTGGTTGCCGCTGACGAAGGAGCGCCAATGA